In Humulus lupulus chromosome 6, drHumLupu1.1, whole genome shotgun sequence, a single genomic region encodes these proteins:
- the LOC133782464 gene encoding DNA polymerase I A, chloroplastic/mitochondrial-like isoform X2 encodes MATGVSSIHTRPLRPSSSSLYFSLFKSCPPSSVMVSSSYRSLWASSKAFHRRKICKIQSSCGTSMCSSNSLHFRKDTLFTSSVVEKKPGNLQWQEQAETIRRGRVGGPSTKCTDGAGLNSSYGRSTKKDIEQKFSVFSYGNDFNKEKFQMHLARNEVVVQNSRNTMMHPNFTEEARRPLPDVENGVSQLEAVHKLSQDKAFSQSGRHAVITENVPPLLEKINGHETDTPQQLDFPLTRGSEKVKPNKTQNLHERLTSLYSKVFVVNCVPVAKKVVWMLTTWYRHLVHVCDTEVANIDVKQETPVDHGEIICFSIYCGPEADFGNGKSCIWVDVLDGGGKEILAEFAPFFEDPSIKKVWHNYSFDHHIVENYGLKVAGFHADTMHMARLWDSSRRAKGGYSLEALTSDSKVMSGAQLYNEKELIGKVSMKTIFGKKKLKKDGSAGKITTVAPVDVLQREERIPWICYSALDAITTLKLYESLRKQLSNKAWTINGEAARGKSMFDFYQKYWQPFGELLVKMETEGMLVDRAYLAEVEKIAKREQEVAVNRFRKWASMYCPDAKYMNVGSDTQLRQLLFGGIQNSKDPNVSLPAKKTLKIPNIDKVIEEGKKAPTKFRNITLNKIDADLPAEVFTASGWPSVSISALKILAGKVSAEFDFMDYAEGSLSSDDSEDDVEVLTDDVAEKQEQQKLAAFEDEAEGKEACHAIAALCEVCAIDSLISNFILPLQGSNISGKDGRIHCSLNINTETGRLSARRPNLQNQPALEKDRYKIRQAFIAAPGNSLIVADYGQLELRILAHLANCKSMLDAFKAGGDFHSRTALNMYPHIREAVDKKQVLLEWDPQPGEDKPPVPLLKDAFASERRKAKMLNFSIAYGKTPVGLSRDWKVSVEEAKETVALWYKERQEVLIWQDKRKKEAHEEGCVRTLLGRARWFPSLVGASYSQRGHIERAAINTPVQGSAADVAMCAMLEISTNKQLKELGWRLLLQVHDEVILEGPSESAEVAKAIVNECMSKPFNGRNILNVDLAVDAKCAQNWYAAK; translated from the exons ATGGCTACTGGTGTCTCATCCATTCACACCAGACCTCTaagaccctcttcttcttctctttactTTTCTCTTTTCAAGTCTTGTCCTCCTTCTTCTGTAATGGTTTCTTCCTCTTATCGCTCTTTATGGGCTTCGTCCAAGGCCTTTCACAG GCGAAAAATATGCAAAATCCAGAGTTCTTGTGGGACTTCTATGTGTAGTAGTAATTCCCTTCATTTTAGAAAGGATACATTGTTCACTAGTTCAGTGGTCGAAAAAAAGCCTGGTAATCTACAATGGCAAGAACAAGCTGAAACAATTAGAAGAGGCAGAGTGGGAGGCCCTAGCACAAAGTGTACAGATGGAGCAGGGCTAAATTCCTCCTATGGAAGAAGTACTAAAAAAGATATTGAACAAAAGTTTTCAGTTTTTTCATATGGCAATGATTTTAACAAGGAAAAATTTCAGATGCACCTCGCGAGGAATGAGGTAGTGGTACAAAATTCAAGAAACACCATGATGCATCCTAATTTTACAGAAGAGGCTAGGAGGCCTCTGCCTGATGTTGAGAATGGGGTTTCACAGCTAGAAGCGGTACATAAACTTAGTCAGGATAAGGCATTTTCTCAAAGTGGAAGGCATGCTGTTATCACTGAAAATGTTCCTCCACTTCTGGAGAAGATCAATGGTCACGAAACTGATACTCCCCAGCAGTTGGATTTCCCACTGACACGAGGTTCGGAGAAGGTGAAGCCTAACAAGACACAAAATCTTCATGAAAGGCTTACTAGCTTATATAGCAAAGTTTTTGTTGTGAATTGTGTCCCTGTTGCAAAGAAAGTTGTTTGGATGCTTACAACCTGGTACAGGCATCTTGTGCATGTGTGTGATACAGAG GTAGCGAATATTGATGTGAAGCAAGAAACACCAGTTGATCATGGAGAGATTATATGTTTCAGTATTTATTGTGGACCAGAAGCAGATTTTGGAAATGGGAAGTCTTGTATCTGGGTTGATGTACTTGATGGTGGTGGTAAGGAAATTTTAGCTGAATTCGCCCCCTTTTTTGAAGATCCCTCCATTAAAAAG GTTTGGCACAATTATAGCTTTGACCAccatattgtagagaattatggGCTCAAGGTTGCAGGTTTTCACGCTGATACAATGCATATGGCTCGTCTATGGGATTCATCAAGGCGGGCGAAAGGTGGTTATTCTCTCGAGGCACTTACAAGTGACTCAAAAGTCATGTCTGGGGCTCAACTGTACAATGAAAAAGAGTTGATTGGTAAAGTATCAATGAAAACCATATTCGgcaaaaaaaagttaaaaaaagatGGATCTGCGGGCAAAATAACTACTGTTGCACCTGTTGATGTGCTACAAAGAGAAGAGCGGATACCATGGATCTGTTATTCTGCCTTGGATGCAATAACCACACTTAAGCTTTATGAGAGTTTAAGAAAACAGCTATCAAATAAGGCTTGGACAATTAATGGAGAAGCAGCACGTGGAAAGTCCATGTTCGATTTCTATCAAAAATACTGGCAACCATTTGGTGAGCTTCTAGTCAAAATGGAAACAGAGGGGATGTTGGTTGATCGTGCCTATCTTGCTGAGGTGGAAAAGATAGCAAAAAGAGAGCAAGAGGTTGCTGTAAATAGGTTCCGCAAGTGGGCTTCCATGTACTGTCCAGATGCTAAGTACATGAATGTTGGAAGTGATACACAGTTGCGCCAGCTCCTTTTCGGTGGAATCCAGAACAG CAAGGACCCTAATGTTAGTCTTCCAGCGAAGAAGACTCTTAAAATTCCAAACATTGATAAAGTGATTGAAGAAGGAAAAAAGGCTCCAACAAAATTTCGCAATATTACGTTGAATAAAATTGATGCTGATCTTCCTGCTGAGGTGTTCACAGCAAGTGGTTGGCCGTCAGTTAGTATAAGTGCGTTGAAGATTTTAGCTGGGAAGGTCTCTGCAGAATTTGATTTTATGGATTATGCTGAGGGCTCACTGTCCAGTGATGATTCTGAAGATGATGTTGAAGTGCTTACAGATGACGTTGCTGAAAAACAAGAACAACAAAAGCTTGCGGCATTTGAAGATGAGGCAGAGGGGAAAGAAGCTTGCCATGCAATTGCTGCTCTCTGTGAAGTTTGTGCCATTGATTCACTGATTTCCAACTTCATCCTTCCTTTGCAG GGCAGTAACATATCAGGCAAGGATGGGCGCATTCATTGTTCACTAAACATCAACACAGAAACTGGACGTTTATCTGCTAGACGGCCAAATTTGCAG AATCAACCTGCTCTAGAGAAAGATCGATATAAGATTCGTCAGGCATTTATAGCTGCACCTGGAAATTCCCTTATAGTTGCTGACTATGGACAG TTGGAACTTAGGATTCTGGCTCATCTAGCCAACTGTAAAAGTATGTTGGATGCTTTCAAAGCTGGTGGAGATTTTCATTCGAGGACTGCATTGAACATGTACCCGCATATTCGTGAAGCTGTTGACAAAAAGCAGGTTCTTCTTGAATGGGATCCTCAACCTGGTGAAGATAAACCCCCCGTGCCTTTGCTAAAG GATGCCTTCGCTTCTGAAAGAAGGAAAGCTAAAATGCTCAACTTCTCCATTGCATATGGGAAAACGCCAGTTGGTCTTTCCCGGGATTGGAAG GTTTCTGTTGAGGAAGCAAAAGAAACAGTTGCTCTCTGGTACAAAGAAAGACAAGAAGTACTGATATGGCAAGACAAGCGTAAGAAGGAAGCTCATGAAGAAGGTTGTGTTCGAACCTTACTAGGACGTGCCCGTTGGTTTCCTTCATTGGTTGGTGCTTCTTATTCTCAAAGAGGTCATATTGAAAGGGCTGCCATTAATACACCAGTGCAG GGTAGTGCTGCCGATGTTGCCATGTGTGCCATGTTGGAGATATCCACCAATAAACAATTGAAGGAACTTGGATGGAGGCTGCTTTTACAG GTTCACGACGAAGTGATCTTGGAAGGGCCATCAGAATCAGCGGAGGTTGCCAAGGCCATCGTTAATGAGTGCATGTCGAAGCCCTTCAACGGGAGAAATATTCTGAATGTTGATCTTGCTGTTGATGCCAAGTGTGCACAAAACTGGTATGCTGCAAAGTAA
- the LOC133782464 gene encoding DNA polymerase I A, chloroplastic/mitochondrial-like isoform X1 → MATGVSSIHTRPLRPSSSSLYFSLFKSCPPSSVMVSSSYRSLWASSKAFHSVETNCRRKICKIQSSCGTSMCSSNSLHFRKDTLFTSSVVEKKPGNLQWQEQAETIRRGRVGGPSTKCTDGAGLNSSYGRSTKKDIEQKFSVFSYGNDFNKEKFQMHLARNEVVVQNSRNTMMHPNFTEEARRPLPDVENGVSQLEAVHKLSQDKAFSQSGRHAVITENVPPLLEKINGHETDTPQQLDFPLTRGSEKVKPNKTQNLHERLTSLYSKVFVVNCVPVAKKVVWMLTTWYRHLVHVCDTEVANIDVKQETPVDHGEIICFSIYCGPEADFGNGKSCIWVDVLDGGGKEILAEFAPFFEDPSIKKVWHNYSFDHHIVENYGLKVAGFHADTMHMARLWDSSRRAKGGYSLEALTSDSKVMSGAQLYNEKELIGKVSMKTIFGKKKLKKDGSAGKITTVAPVDVLQREERIPWICYSALDAITTLKLYESLRKQLSNKAWTINGEAARGKSMFDFYQKYWQPFGELLVKMETEGMLVDRAYLAEVEKIAKREQEVAVNRFRKWASMYCPDAKYMNVGSDTQLRQLLFGGIQNSKDPNVSLPAKKTLKIPNIDKVIEEGKKAPTKFRNITLNKIDADLPAEVFTASGWPSVSISALKILAGKVSAEFDFMDYAEGSLSSDDSEDDVEVLTDDVAEKQEQQKLAAFEDEAEGKEACHAIAALCEVCAIDSLISNFILPLQGSNISGKDGRIHCSLNINTETGRLSARRPNLQNQPALEKDRYKIRQAFIAAPGNSLIVADYGQLELRILAHLANCKSMLDAFKAGGDFHSRTALNMYPHIREAVDKKQVLLEWDPQPGEDKPPVPLLKDAFASERRKAKMLNFSIAYGKTPVGLSRDWKVSVEEAKETVALWYKERQEVLIWQDKRKKEAHEEGCVRTLLGRARWFPSLVGASYSQRGHIERAAINTPVQGSAADVAMCAMLEISTNKQLKELGWRLLLQVHDEVILEGPSESAEVAKAIVNECMSKPFNGRNILNVDLAVDAKCAQNWYAAK, encoded by the exons ATGGCTACTGGTGTCTCATCCATTCACACCAGACCTCTaagaccctcttcttcttctctttactTTTCTCTTTTCAAGTCTTGTCCTCCTTCTTCTGTAATGGTTTCTTCCTCTTATCGCTCTTTATGGGCTTCGTCCAAGGCCTTTCACAG cGTTGAAACAAATTGCAGGCGAAAAATATGCAAAATCCAGAGTTCTTGTGGGACTTCTATGTGTAGTAGTAATTCCCTTCATTTTAGAAAGGATACATTGTTCACTAGTTCAGTGGTCGAAAAAAAGCCTGGTAATCTACAATGGCAAGAACAAGCTGAAACAATTAGAAGAGGCAGAGTGGGAGGCCCTAGCACAAAGTGTACAGATGGAGCAGGGCTAAATTCCTCCTATGGAAGAAGTACTAAAAAAGATATTGAACAAAAGTTTTCAGTTTTTTCATATGGCAATGATTTTAACAAGGAAAAATTTCAGATGCACCTCGCGAGGAATGAGGTAGTGGTACAAAATTCAAGAAACACCATGATGCATCCTAATTTTACAGAAGAGGCTAGGAGGCCTCTGCCTGATGTTGAGAATGGGGTTTCACAGCTAGAAGCGGTACATAAACTTAGTCAGGATAAGGCATTTTCTCAAAGTGGAAGGCATGCTGTTATCACTGAAAATGTTCCTCCACTTCTGGAGAAGATCAATGGTCACGAAACTGATACTCCCCAGCAGTTGGATTTCCCACTGACACGAGGTTCGGAGAAGGTGAAGCCTAACAAGACACAAAATCTTCATGAAAGGCTTACTAGCTTATATAGCAAAGTTTTTGTTGTGAATTGTGTCCCTGTTGCAAAGAAAGTTGTTTGGATGCTTACAACCTGGTACAGGCATCTTGTGCATGTGTGTGATACAGAG GTAGCGAATATTGATGTGAAGCAAGAAACACCAGTTGATCATGGAGAGATTATATGTTTCAGTATTTATTGTGGACCAGAAGCAGATTTTGGAAATGGGAAGTCTTGTATCTGGGTTGATGTACTTGATGGTGGTGGTAAGGAAATTTTAGCTGAATTCGCCCCCTTTTTTGAAGATCCCTCCATTAAAAAG GTTTGGCACAATTATAGCTTTGACCAccatattgtagagaattatggGCTCAAGGTTGCAGGTTTTCACGCTGATACAATGCATATGGCTCGTCTATGGGATTCATCAAGGCGGGCGAAAGGTGGTTATTCTCTCGAGGCACTTACAAGTGACTCAAAAGTCATGTCTGGGGCTCAACTGTACAATGAAAAAGAGTTGATTGGTAAAGTATCAATGAAAACCATATTCGgcaaaaaaaagttaaaaaaagatGGATCTGCGGGCAAAATAACTACTGTTGCACCTGTTGATGTGCTACAAAGAGAAGAGCGGATACCATGGATCTGTTATTCTGCCTTGGATGCAATAACCACACTTAAGCTTTATGAGAGTTTAAGAAAACAGCTATCAAATAAGGCTTGGACAATTAATGGAGAAGCAGCACGTGGAAAGTCCATGTTCGATTTCTATCAAAAATACTGGCAACCATTTGGTGAGCTTCTAGTCAAAATGGAAACAGAGGGGATGTTGGTTGATCGTGCCTATCTTGCTGAGGTGGAAAAGATAGCAAAAAGAGAGCAAGAGGTTGCTGTAAATAGGTTCCGCAAGTGGGCTTCCATGTACTGTCCAGATGCTAAGTACATGAATGTTGGAAGTGATACACAGTTGCGCCAGCTCCTTTTCGGTGGAATCCAGAACAG CAAGGACCCTAATGTTAGTCTTCCAGCGAAGAAGACTCTTAAAATTCCAAACATTGATAAAGTGATTGAAGAAGGAAAAAAGGCTCCAACAAAATTTCGCAATATTACGTTGAATAAAATTGATGCTGATCTTCCTGCTGAGGTGTTCACAGCAAGTGGTTGGCCGTCAGTTAGTATAAGTGCGTTGAAGATTTTAGCTGGGAAGGTCTCTGCAGAATTTGATTTTATGGATTATGCTGAGGGCTCACTGTCCAGTGATGATTCTGAAGATGATGTTGAAGTGCTTACAGATGACGTTGCTGAAAAACAAGAACAACAAAAGCTTGCGGCATTTGAAGATGAGGCAGAGGGGAAAGAAGCTTGCCATGCAATTGCTGCTCTCTGTGAAGTTTGTGCCATTGATTCACTGATTTCCAACTTCATCCTTCCTTTGCAG GGCAGTAACATATCAGGCAAGGATGGGCGCATTCATTGTTCACTAAACATCAACACAGAAACTGGACGTTTATCTGCTAGACGGCCAAATTTGCAG AATCAACCTGCTCTAGAGAAAGATCGATATAAGATTCGTCAGGCATTTATAGCTGCACCTGGAAATTCCCTTATAGTTGCTGACTATGGACAG TTGGAACTTAGGATTCTGGCTCATCTAGCCAACTGTAAAAGTATGTTGGATGCTTTCAAAGCTGGTGGAGATTTTCATTCGAGGACTGCATTGAACATGTACCCGCATATTCGTGAAGCTGTTGACAAAAAGCAGGTTCTTCTTGAATGGGATCCTCAACCTGGTGAAGATAAACCCCCCGTGCCTTTGCTAAAG GATGCCTTCGCTTCTGAAAGAAGGAAAGCTAAAATGCTCAACTTCTCCATTGCATATGGGAAAACGCCAGTTGGTCTTTCCCGGGATTGGAAG GTTTCTGTTGAGGAAGCAAAAGAAACAGTTGCTCTCTGGTACAAAGAAAGACAAGAAGTACTGATATGGCAAGACAAGCGTAAGAAGGAAGCTCATGAAGAAGGTTGTGTTCGAACCTTACTAGGACGTGCCCGTTGGTTTCCTTCATTGGTTGGTGCTTCTTATTCTCAAAGAGGTCATATTGAAAGGGCTGCCATTAATACACCAGTGCAG GGTAGTGCTGCCGATGTTGCCATGTGTGCCATGTTGGAGATATCCACCAATAAACAATTGAAGGAACTTGGATGGAGGCTGCTTTTACAG GTTCACGACGAAGTGATCTTGGAAGGGCCATCAGAATCAGCGGAGGTTGCCAAGGCCATCGTTAATGAGTGCATGTCGAAGCCCTTCAACGGGAGAAATATTCTGAATGTTGATCTTGCTGTTGATGCCAAGTGTGCACAAAACTGGTATGCTGCAAAGTAA